One genomic window of Salmo salar chromosome ssa12, Ssal_v3.1, whole genome shotgun sequence includes the following:
- the LOC106565407 gene encoding uncharacterized protein, which yields MEEAYTELYREFLQLRLLCLKQAALLKKLTEKLRTQQGGAPVPDGDSSVMASIPIQFTKKSSGALPAWPETPMVPTHNPAAHYGIIRPSGAMGSLTNLLAGDLGRLRLDFAHPGTERKEVLKATPLGHLDLPWGNREMAPSSVSGDLKEAGRFWGDDMTRQMFRMPSACGSFLDSEFLSQTGEMMLMSEVALQSHVCDFCNAVFPGHTTTRGDFMCHLHTHIT from the exons ATGGAGGAGGCGTACACAGAGCTGTACAGGGAATTCCTCCAACTGCGCTTGCTGTGTCTGAAGCAGGCTGCTTTACTCAAGAAACTCACAGAGAAACTGAGGACACAGCAAG GAGGAGCCCCTGTTCCTGATGGAGACTCCAGCGTAATGGCATCAATCCCAATCCAGTTCACCAAGAAGAGCTCTGGTGCTCTCCCTGCATGGCCAGAAACCCCAATGGTCCCAACACACAACCCTGCTGCACACTATGGCATTATAAGGCCATCTGGGGCCATGGGGTCACTCACTAATCTACTGGCGGGGGATTTGGGCAGACTACGGCTGGACTTTGCTCATCCagggacagaaaggaaggaggtcCTTAAAGCCACCCCCCTAGGACATTTGGACCTACCTTGGGGTAATAGAGAGATGGCACCCTCCAGTGTCTCTGGGGACTTGAAGGAAGCAGGTCGATTTTGGGGTGATGATATGACCCGACAAATGTTCAGG ATGCCCTCGGCATGTGGCTCCTTCCTGGACAGTGAGTTTCTGAGCCAGACCGGGGAGATGATGCTGATGTCAGAGGTGGCGCTGCAGTCTCATGTGTGTGACTTCTGTAATGCTGTATTCCCCGGCCACACCACCACCAGGGGGGACTTCATGtgccacctccacacacacatcacctag